One genomic segment of Amycolatopsis granulosa includes these proteins:
- a CDS encoding YafY family protein, translating to MHGPSARMLELLSLLQTGRTWGGAELAGRLGVSARTLRRDVERLRELGFPVESVPGPGGRYQLVAGRAMPPLLLTDEEAVATVVGLRFAALAQVDGATGAAEGALRKLEQVLPPRLRYRIAAVLASTEAASRAAGLLDLRVLQLLATAAHAREHVRFGYTNRAGERSERRVEPYRQVLLGKRWYLLAWDADRRDWRTFRIDRITDVTVPGTTFPPRPLPPDPVSFVQSSANVPLSRHRGVVRFDAPVQVVAERLMTEAGTLEPIDEHRCRFVTPVDSWEWLAMTLPMVGVPYTIDGPPELVERTRELADRLRAATGG from the coding sequence GTGCACGGACCGAGCGCGCGGATGCTGGAGCTGTTGTCGCTGCTGCAGACCGGCCGCACCTGGGGTGGCGCGGAGCTGGCGGGGCGGCTCGGCGTGTCCGCGCGCACCCTGCGGCGGGACGTCGAACGGCTCCGTGAGCTGGGATTTCCGGTGGAGTCGGTACCCGGTCCGGGTGGGCGCTACCAGCTCGTGGCCGGACGGGCGATGCCGCCACTGCTGCTCACCGACGAGGAGGCGGTGGCCACCGTGGTCGGCCTGCGCTTCGCGGCGCTGGCGCAGGTGGACGGCGCCACGGGAGCCGCCGAGGGTGCGTTGCGGAAGCTGGAGCAGGTGCTGCCGCCGCGGCTGCGGTACCGGATCGCGGCGGTGCTGGCCTCGACCGAGGCGGCGTCCCGCGCCGCGGGCCTGCTCGACCTGCGCGTGCTGCAGCTGCTCGCGACGGCCGCGCACGCCCGCGAACACGTGCGGTTCGGATACACCAACCGGGCCGGGGAACGCAGCGAACGCCGGGTCGAACCGTACCGCCAGGTGCTCCTGGGCAAGCGGTGGTACCTGCTGGCCTGGGACGCCGACCGCCGCGACTGGCGGACGTTCCGCATCGACCGGATCACCGACGTGACCGTGCCGGGCACGACCTTCCCGCCGCGGCCGCTCCCGCCGGACCCGGTGAGCTTCGTGCAGTCCAGTGCGAACGTCCCGCTGAGCAGACACCGCGGCGTGGTTCGGTTCGACGCCCCGGTCCAGGTGGTGGCGGAACGGTTGATGACCGAGGCGGGCACGCTGGAACCGATCGACGAGCACCGCTGCCGGTTCGTCACCCCGGTCGACTCGTGGGAATGGCTCGCGATGACCCTGCCGATGGTGGGTGTGCCCTACACCATCGACGGCCCGCCGGAGCTCGTCGAGCGCACCCGCGAGCTCGCCGACCGCCTGCGCGCCGCCACCGGCGGGTGA
- a CDS encoding alpha/beta fold hydrolase: MSVRPEIQYFTARDGLRLAYRETGDGRPLVLIHGFLSTSQVNWISYGHAAHLAGLGFRVIMPDLRGHGESAKPHDPAAYPPDVLTDDALHLVEHLGLTDYDLGGYSLGGRTAIRMLVRGARPRRAVVAGMGLHGIEYTSGGTAHFRRVLTNLGTFDRGTPEWRAEAFFRQSGGDRDALLHVLDTSVDTSRAAVARIETPTLVVAGTEDPHDKTARELAEILPHGRYVSVPGNHLSAVAQPELGTAIGEFLTS, from the coding sequence ATGTCGGTGCGGCCCGAGATCCAGTACTTCACGGCCCGGGACGGCCTGCGGCTCGCCTACCGGGAGACCGGTGACGGGCGCCCGCTGGTGCTGATCCACGGCTTCTTGTCCACGTCCCAGGTCAACTGGATCAGCTACGGCCACGCCGCGCACCTCGCCGGGCTCGGATTTCGCGTGATCATGCCGGACCTGCGCGGCCACGGCGAGAGCGCGAAACCGCACGACCCGGCCGCATACCCGCCGGACGTGCTCACCGACGACGCCCTCCACCTCGTCGAGCACCTCGGCCTGACCGACTACGACCTGGGCGGCTACTCGCTCGGTGGCCGGACGGCCATCCGCATGCTGGTGCGTGGCGCCCGGCCCCGGCGGGCGGTCGTCGCGGGGATGGGACTGCACGGCATCGAGTACACGAGCGGTGGCACCGCCCACTTCCGCCGGGTGCTGACGAACCTCGGGACGTTCGACCGCGGCACGCCGGAGTGGCGGGCGGAGGCGTTCTTCCGGCAGAGCGGTGGCGACCGCGACGCCCTGCTGCACGTCCTGGACACCTCGGTCGACACGTCCCGGGCGGCCGTGGCCCGGATCGAGACGCCGACGCTCGTGGTGGCCGGCACCGAGGACCCGCACGACAAGACCGCACGGGAGCTGGCGGAGATCCTGCCGCACGGACGCTACGTCAGCGTGCCGGGCAACCACCTCAGCGCTGTCGCGCAACCCGAACTCGGCACGGCGATCGGCGAGTTCCTCACTTCCTGA
- a CDS encoding glycosyltransferase family 87 protein has protein sequence MDRLVQRMIHALREPAARRLPWVVLACGLATVAAGVWAAVSYGGLFVDLSVFQLGARAWWHGQDMYGKLPRASAGNELSYIYPPFSLLPLAPFTVTPLRIAGIGTVVLSVAALAVTSYVVTRRVWPAGGRRAAIVISAVSTPLFMQLEPLRETLGFGQVNLWLMALVALDCLVERPRWPRGLLIGLAAAIKITPAAFLLFFLLRKDFRTIGIAALSGATATALGFLVAPAESVKYWFGGVLTTGAGMAGIPFGTNQAIAAATGRLNLPLGWNWALRAPLLIAVLIAAVVIMSRVGPALAFVVNAAAMLVISPVSWGAHWVWIAPAALVLAGYALRARNTLATVASAGVVVVFAVGPHKLLPMGEANEYHWTWWQHIIGNAYTLVTLAALFATAAHLHRTARRKPTPVAPLEAQV, from the coding sequence ATGGATCGTCTTGTCCAGCGGATGATTCATGCGCTGCGTGAGCCGGCCGCGCGCCGCTTGCCGTGGGTGGTGCTGGCCTGCGGCCTGGCCACAGTGGCGGCTGGCGTGTGGGCCGCGGTCAGCTACGGCGGCCTGTTCGTCGACCTGTCGGTGTTCCAGCTGGGTGCCAGGGCCTGGTGGCACGGTCAGGACATGTACGGCAAGCTGCCGCGGGCCTCAGCGGGTAATGAACTGAGCTACATCTATCCACCGTTCTCGCTGCTCCCACTGGCGCCGTTCACCGTGACACCCCTGCGGATCGCGGGAATCGGCACGGTCGTGCTGTCGGTCGCGGCCCTGGCTGTCACCTCCTACGTGGTCACCCGCCGGGTCTGGCCTGCTGGTGGCAGGCGCGCGGCGATCGTGATCAGTGCGGTGAGCACACCGTTGTTCATGCAGCTGGAGCCGCTGCGGGAAACCCTCGGCTTCGGCCAGGTCAACCTCTGGCTGATGGCACTGGTCGCCCTCGACTGCCTCGTCGAACGTCCACGCTGGCCACGCGGGCTGCTGATCGGACTCGCGGCCGCGATCAAGATAACCCCGGCCGCGTTCCTGCTCTTCTTCCTGCTACGCAAGGATTTCCGCACGATCGGCATCGCGGCGCTCAGCGGTGCGACCGCGACCGCCCTGGGATTTCTGGTCGCGCCGGCCGAGTCGGTGAAGTACTGGTTCGGTGGTGTGCTGACCACCGGCGCGGGGATGGCCGGGATCCCGTTCGGCACCAACCAGGCCATCGCCGCCGCGACCGGACGGCTGAACCTGCCGCTCGGCTGGAACTGGGCACTCAGAGCGCCGCTGCTCATCGCGGTACTCATCGCCGCCGTGGTGATCATGTCCCGGGTCGGACCAGCCCTGGCCTTCGTGGTCAACGCCGCGGCCATGCTGGTGATCTCACCGGTGTCCTGGGGTGCGCACTGGGTCTGGATCGCCCCGGCCGCGCTGGTGCTGGCCGGTTACGCGCTACGCGCCAGAAACACGCTCGCGACGGTGGCCTCGGCGGGCGTAGTCGTCGTCTTCGCCGTCGGACCACACAAACTGCTGCCGATGGGCGAAGCCAACGAATACCACTGGACCTGGTGGCAGCACATCATCGGCAACGCCTACACACTGGTCACCCTCGCCGCGCTGTTCGCCACCGCGGCTCATCTCCACCGCACCGCCCGCCGGAAGCCGACACCAGTCGCTCCGCTGGAGGCGCAGGTGTGA
- the dnaB gene encoding replicative DNA helicase, translating to MALTDDRGPAYPSDPGPEDPGPRYGEFDRQPPQDIPAEQSVLGGMLLSKDAIADVVEVLAPHDFYLPKHQAVYDCVLDLYARGEPADPITVSAELERRGELARVGGAPYLHTLIATVPTAANAGYYAQIVAEKAVLRRLVEAGTRIVQYGYGAANDGGDINEVVDRAQAAIYDVTERRASEDYVALEELLQPTMDEIDAIASRGGVSQGVPTGFADLDEVTNGLHPGQMIIVAARPGVGKSTLGLDFARSCSVKHGMTSVIFSLEMSRIEIVMRMLSAEARIRLADMRSGRMSDDDWTRLARRMSEISEAPLFIDDSPNMTMMEIRAKARRLKQRNDLKLVVVDYMQLMTSGKRVESRQQEVSEFSRQLKLLAKELEVPVVAISQLNRGPEQRTDKRPMLSDLRESGSLEQDADMVILINRPDAWERDDPRAGEADLILAKHRAGPTSTIVVAHQLHYSRFADLAQG from the coding sequence GTGGCGCTGACTGACGACCGTGGTCCGGCTTACCCGTCCGACCCCGGCCCCGAGGACCCCGGGCCGCGGTACGGCGAGTTCGACCGTCAGCCGCCCCAGGACATCCCCGCCGAGCAGTCCGTGCTGGGCGGCATGCTGCTGTCGAAGGACGCGATCGCCGACGTCGTCGAGGTGCTCGCGCCCCACGACTTCTACCTCCCCAAGCACCAGGCGGTCTACGACTGCGTCCTGGACCTCTACGCGCGCGGCGAACCGGCCGACCCGATCACCGTGTCGGCCGAACTGGAACGACGCGGTGAGCTCGCCCGGGTCGGCGGTGCGCCGTACCTGCACACGCTGATCGCGACGGTGCCGACCGCCGCGAACGCGGGCTACTACGCCCAGATCGTGGCGGAGAAGGCCGTCCTGCGGCGCCTCGTCGAGGCCGGCACCCGGATCGTGCAGTACGGCTACGGCGCGGCGAACGACGGCGGCGACATCAACGAGGTGGTCGACCGCGCGCAGGCCGCGATCTACGACGTCACCGAGCGCCGGGCCAGCGAGGACTACGTCGCGCTGGAGGAACTGCTCCAGCCGACGATGGACGAGATCGACGCGATCGCCTCACGCGGCGGGGTGTCGCAGGGCGTGCCGACCGGGTTCGCCGACCTCGACGAGGTGACCAACGGCCTGCACCCCGGCCAGATGATCATCGTCGCCGCGCGTCCCGGTGTCGGCAAGTCGACCCTGGGACTGGACTTCGCCCGGTCGTGCTCGGTCAAGCACGGCATGACCAGCGTCATCTTCTCGCTGGAGATGAGCCGCATCGAGATCGTGATGCGCATGCTCTCCGCGGAGGCCCGGATCCGGCTCGCGGACATGCGCAGCGGCCGCATGTCCGACGACGACTGGACCCGGCTCGCGCGGCGGATGAGCGAGATCAGCGAGGCGCCGCTGTTCATCGACGACTCGCCGAACATGACGATGATGGAGATCCGGGCGAAGGCGCGCCGGCTCAAGCAGCGCAACGATCTCAAGCTCGTCGTGGTCGACTACATGCAGCTGATGACCTCCGGCAAGCGCGTCGAGTCGCGCCAGCAGGAGGTCTCGGAGTTCTCCCGGCAACTGAAGCTGCTCGCCAAGGAGCTCGAGGTGCCGGTGGTCGCGATCAGCCAGCTGAACCGCGGCCCGGAACAACGCACCGACAAGCGCCCGATGCTGTCCGACCTGCGCGAGTCCGGTTCACTGGAACAGGACGCGGACATGGTCATCCTGATCAACCGGCCGGACGCGTGGGAGCGGGACGACCCACGCGCCGGCGAGGCCGACCTGATCCTGGCCAAGCACCGCGCGGGGCCGACCAGCACGATCGTCGTCGCGCACCAGCTGCACTACAGCCGGTTCGCCGATCTGGCGCAGGGCTGA
- a CDS encoding ESX secretion-associated protein EspG, translating into MLNQPLKLTTPLLIHLIKRRGAEPHNTLSAMPVWHDETNQRLIDEGINAALTEHGLMGPRGMDREFAAVIESIARPHVEFYGWFEGTFPDRPSNFTVFTGSGPGGGFVLARFIEENGVLLLPERPERVLPAFIEQIPPAPPGGSARLVAPKSEVLGHGRARDEGPSSIMQAAPGRAVQSPAAEIKRILAAPRTGGGSLYAAVRNRAGVRRRCARPLNFIDIAEGRWLMEERPGGGEPEIVLTPATAQGIGQWLHNAATSLG; encoded by the coding sequence GTGTTGAACCAACCGCTCAAGCTCACCACCCCGCTGCTGATCCACCTGATCAAGCGGCGGGGCGCGGAGCCGCACAACACGCTGTCCGCGATGCCGGTGTGGCATGACGAGACCAACCAGCGGCTCATCGACGAGGGCATCAACGCCGCGCTCACCGAGCACGGGCTGATGGGTCCGCGTGGGATGGACCGCGAGTTCGCGGCCGTGATCGAGTCGATCGCGCGGCCGCACGTGGAGTTCTACGGCTGGTTCGAGGGCACGTTCCCGGACCGGCCGTCGAACTTCACGGTCTTCACCGGCAGTGGCCCTGGCGGCGGGTTCGTCCTCGCCCGGTTCATCGAGGAGAACGGCGTCCTGCTGCTGCCCGAACGGCCGGAACGGGTGCTGCCGGCGTTCATCGAGCAGATCCCGCCCGCGCCGCCCGGCGGCTCCGCGCGGCTGGTGGCGCCGAAGAGCGAGGTCCTGGGCCACGGGCGGGCACGGGACGAGGGGCCGTCGTCGATCATGCAGGCCGCACCGGGGCGTGCGGTGCAGTCGCCTGCCGCGGAGATCAAGCGGATCCTCGCCGCGCCGCGTACCGGTGGCGGGAGCCTGTATGCGGCCGTCCGCAACCGGGCCGGGGTGCGGCGCCGCTGCGCTAGGCCGCTCAACTTCATCGACATCGCCGAGGGGCGGTGGCTGATGGAGGAGCGTCCGGGTGGCGGTGAGCCGGAGATCGTGCTCACCCCGGCTACCGCGCAGGGCATCGGCCAGTGGTTACACAACGCAGCGACTTCGCTGGGCTGA
- a CDS encoding DUF3558 domain-containing protein has protein sequence MNRTATVAAAGLIAAGLLTACSSGGSTAAPEPGAPSVDPAPRVPAPLPADALVADPCSALPPELAAAGGLTPPGERYESPGGPACRWQSAGHDANKIFLAPLGQQKTGLTGVYVNRDQDAYFEPTTIEGYPAVYAANADLRGSGTCALWLGLTDELVVNINSSILAGPNAGDPCPVVGDVAATVVRHLKGAA, from the coding sequence ATGAACCGCACAGCGACCGTCGCGGCGGCGGGCCTGATCGCCGCTGGCCTGCTCACCGCGTGTTCGAGCGGTGGCAGCACCGCGGCCCCCGAACCTGGCGCGCCGTCGGTCGATCCCGCACCCCGGGTCCCGGCGCCGTTGCCTGCCGACGCCCTCGTCGCCGACCCCTGCTCGGCGTTGCCACCCGAACTGGCCGCGGCCGGCGGCCTGACGCCACCGGGTGAGCGGTACGAGAGCCCGGGCGGCCCGGCCTGCCGGTGGCAGTCGGCCGGTCACGACGCGAACAAGATCTTCCTCGCACCGCTGGGGCAGCAGAAGACCGGTCTGACCGGGGTGTACGTCAACCGCGACCAGGACGCCTACTTCGAGCCGACGACCATCGAGGGGTATCCGGCGGTCTACGCGGCGAACGCCGATCTGCGCGGCAGCGGCACCTGCGCGCTCTGGCTGGGCCTGACCGACGAGCTGGTCGTCAACATCAATTCGAGCATCCTCGCCGGTCCGAACGCCGGCGACCCGTGTCCCGTCGTCGGCGACGTCGCGGCGACGGTGGTGCGGCACCTCAAGGGGGCAGCGTGA
- the rplI gene encoding 50S ribosomal protein L9: MAKIILTTDVSNLGGPGDIVEVKDGYARNFLLPRGYAIAATKGAEKNVRTIRRAQESRRIRDLDHAREIKAALEGLGTVELTAKAAAGSKKLFGSVTTADIANAIKAAGGPLLDKRVLETDGHIKSVGKHSVNARLHPDVQASVRLEVKAGQ; the protein is encoded by the coding sequence ATGGCGAAGATCATCCTCACCACGGACGTGTCCAACCTCGGCGGCCCCGGCGACATCGTCGAGGTCAAGGACGGTTACGCGCGCAACTTCCTGCTGCCCCGCGGCTACGCCATCGCGGCCACCAAGGGTGCCGAGAAGAACGTGCGGACCATCCGCCGCGCCCAGGAGTCCCGCCGCATCCGCGACCTCGATCACGCCCGCGAGATCAAGGCCGCGCTGGAGGGCCTCGGCACCGTGGAGCTGACCGCGAAGGCCGCCGCCGGCTCGAAGAAGCTGTTCGGTTCGGTCACCACCGCCGACATCGCCAACGCGATCAAGGCGGCGGGCGGCCCGCTGCTCGACAAGCGCGTGCTGGAGACCGACGGGCACATCAAGTCCGTCGGCAAGCACTCGGTGAACGCCCGGCTGCACCCCGACGTGCAGGCGTCGGTGCGCCTCGAGGTCAAGGCCGGCCAGTAG
- the rpsR gene encoding 30S ribosomal protein S18 has translation MAKPPIRKPKKKVCVFCKAEKKGHPELIDYKDTNLLRKYISDRGKIRARRVTGNCSQHQRDIAIAVKNSREMALLPYTSTAR, from the coding sequence GTGGCCAAGCCACCCATCCGCAAGCCCAAGAAGAAGGTCTGCGTGTTCTGCAAGGCCGAGAAGAAGGGCCACCCGGAACTCATCGACTACAAGGACACCAACCTGCTGCGGAAGTACATCTCCGACCGCGGCAAGATCCGTGCCCGCCGGGTGACCGGCAACTGCAGCCAGCACCAGCGCGACATCGCCATCGCGGTCAAGAACTCCCGCGAGATGGCGCTGCTGCCCTACACCTCGACCGCGCGCTGA
- a CDS encoding single-stranded DNA-binding protein: MAGDTVITVVGNLTSDPELRFTPSGAAVANFTVASTPRTFDRQSGEWKDGEALFLRCNIWRQAAENVAESLTRGARVVVQGRLKQRSFETKEGEKRTVVELEVDEIGPSLRYATAKVNKVSRGSGGGGGYGGGAGGGAPADDPWGSAPPAGDSGGFADEPPF; encoded by the coding sequence ATGGCCGGAGACACCGTCATCACCGTGGTCGGCAACCTGACGTCCGACCCCGAGCTGCGATTCACGCCGTCCGGCGCCGCGGTCGCCAACTTCACCGTCGCGTCCACGCCGCGCACCTTCGACCGCCAGTCCGGTGAGTGGAAGGACGGCGAGGCGCTGTTCCTGCGCTGCAACATCTGGCGGCAGGCGGCGGAGAACGTCGCGGAGAGCCTGACCCGCGGTGCCCGCGTGGTCGTGCAGGGCCGCCTCAAGCAGCGGTCGTTCGAAACCAAGGAAGGCGAGAAGCGGACCGTCGTCGAGCTCGAGGTCGACGAGATCGGTCCCTCGCTGCGCTACGCCACCGCCAAGGTCAACAAGGTCAGCCGCGGTAGCGGCGGCGGCGGCGGTTACGGCGGCGGCGCCGGCGGTGGTGCCCCCGCCGACGACCCGTGGGGCTCGGCCCCGCCGGCAGGCGACAGCGGCGGTTTCGCCGACGAGCCTCCCTTCTGA
- the rpsF gene encoding 30S ribosomal protein S6: MSRHYEVMVILDPTLDERKVAPTLDTFLNVIRTSGGSVEKVDVWGRRRLSYEIKKHAEGIYAVLDLNSEPDAVKELDRQLSLQETVLRTKVVRKPVPRKAAKAAAKA, encoded by the coding sequence GTGTCGCGCCATTACGAGGTGATGGTCATCCTCGACCCCACGCTCGACGAGCGTAAGGTCGCCCCGACTCTGGACACCTTCCTCAACGTCATCCGCACGTCCGGCGGAAGCGTGGAGAAGGTCGACGTATGGGGCCGTCGCCGGCTCTCGTACGAGATCAAGAAGCACGCCGAGGGCATCTACGCCGTGCTGGACCTCAACAGCGAGCCGGACGCGGTCAAGGAGCTGGACCGGCAGCTGTCGCTGCAGGAGACCGTGCTCCGCACCAAGGTCGTCCGCAAGCCGGTCCCGCGCAAGGCCGCCAAGGCCGCGGCGAAGGCCTGA
- a CDS encoding deoxyribonuclease IV: protein MQIGAHVRDDDPLTAAKERSADVVQFFLADPQGWKKPVARPPRAEIEAAGVEVFIHSPYIVNVASLNNRIRIPSRKLAAQHAAAAAEIGAKGLIVHGGHVGKGEDIAEGLANWRKLFERQAADGGFAVPILIENTAGGDGAMAREMDVLARLWDEVAEFGAGFCLDTCHAFAAGWELGDVVDKVRAITGRIDLVHLNNSRDEFGSGRDRHANVVHGDGTIDPQALVAVAAAAGAPVIVETPADGQADDIAYLREELG, encoded by the coding sequence ATGCAGATCGGTGCGCACGTCCGCGACGACGACCCGCTGACCGCGGCCAAGGAGCGCTCGGCCGACGTGGTGCAGTTCTTCCTCGCCGACCCGCAGGGCTGGAAGAAGCCCGTCGCCCGGCCGCCGAGGGCGGAGATCGAGGCGGCCGGGGTCGAGGTGTTCATCCACTCCCCCTACATCGTCAACGTCGCGTCGCTGAACAACCGCATCCGGATCCCGTCGCGGAAGCTGGCCGCCCAGCACGCCGCGGCCGCGGCCGAGATCGGCGCGAAGGGCCTGATCGTGCACGGCGGCCACGTCGGCAAGGGCGAGGACATCGCGGAGGGCCTGGCGAACTGGCGCAAGCTGTTCGAGCGGCAGGCGGCCGACGGCGGGTTCGCGGTGCCGATCCTGATCGAGAACACCGCGGGCGGCGACGGGGCGATGGCGCGGGAGATGGACGTGCTGGCGCGGCTGTGGGACGAGGTCGCCGAGTTCGGCGCCGGGTTCTGCCTGGACACCTGCCACGCGTTCGCCGCGGGCTGGGAACTCGGCGACGTGGTCGACAAGGTACGGGCGATCACCGGCCGCATCGACCTGGTGCACCTGAACAACTCGCGCGACGAGTTCGGCTCGGGCCGCGACCGCCACGCGAACGTCGTGCACGGTGACGGCACCATCGACCCGCAGGCACTGGTGGCGGTCGCGGCGGCGGCCGGGGCGCCGGTGATCGTGGAAACCCCGGCCGACGGCCAGGCCGACGACATCGCCTACCTGCGGGAGGAGCTCGGCTGA
- a CDS encoding glycosyltransferase 87 family protein gives MSSPTDETTSAEPVRASLDAGRVSPTRTDPLVAAASRPIGGPLGEHAAVGRHSFWTPQRVGLALATLALMLCWFGKASCIQQYVDDSGQTQLDWRSGRPYVAMCYSDVVPLYSAERLDQAGAFPYRTSWVDDAGTPSAQVRYMEYPVLTGLFQWVNAKLAAGWHAAAEAGWLPGGLPVVIYFNITAFWLAVAWLITVWAVGRTARRRPWDACLAAISPLVLVHAFTNFDTIATAFAATGLLAWARRKPALAGLLIGLGAAAKLYPLFLLGPMLVLCLRAGKLREWSTAAGVAVAAWLAVNLPIALTLNAGWQEFFRLNAQRGMDPDSIYNVISYFTGWAGFDGPLAPGQSPTWLNIVSAALFLACCAGIAYVGLAAPVRPRLAQLCFLVVAAFLLTNKVWSPQYSLWLVPLAVLAIPRWRLLLGWMLLDALVWVPRMFYYLGTDHKGLPPDWFLGFVVLRDLAVLGLCVLVIREIYRPAGDAGDTVRAAGDDDPAGGVLDRARDVVVLRHRRPRHAG, from the coding sequence GTGTCCAGCCCGACCGACGAGACCACTTCAGCGGAGCCCGTGCGGGCGTCGCTCGACGCGGGCCGGGTCTCGCCGACCCGGACCGACCCGCTGGTCGCGGCCGCGAGCAGACCGATCGGCGGGCCGCTCGGCGAACACGCGGCGGTTGGGCGCCACTCGTTCTGGACGCCGCAGCGGGTGGGGCTGGCGCTGGCCACGCTGGCGCTGATGCTGTGCTGGTTCGGGAAGGCGAGCTGCATCCAGCAGTACGTCGACGACAGCGGGCAAACCCAGCTGGACTGGCGGTCCGGCCGCCCCTACGTCGCGATGTGCTACTCCGACGTCGTCCCCCTCTACAGCGCCGAACGGCTGGACCAGGCCGGCGCCTTCCCGTACCGGACGAGCTGGGTCGACGACGCGGGCACGCCCAGCGCGCAGGTGCGGTACATGGAGTACCCGGTGCTGACCGGGTTGTTCCAATGGGTCAACGCGAAGCTCGCCGCGGGCTGGCACGCGGCGGCCGAGGCCGGATGGCTGCCCGGCGGGCTGCCGGTGGTGATCTACTTCAACATCACCGCGTTCTGGCTCGCGGTGGCCTGGCTGATCACCGTGTGGGCGGTGGGCCGCACCGCCCGGCGCCGGCCGTGGGACGCCTGCCTCGCCGCGATCTCGCCGCTGGTGCTGGTGCACGCGTTCACCAATTTCGACACGATCGCGACCGCGTTCGCCGCGACCGGCCTGCTGGCCTGGGCGCGCCGGAAACCCGCGCTCGCCGGGCTGCTGATCGGGCTCGGCGCGGCCGCGAAGCTGTACCCGTTGTTCCTGCTCGGACCGATGCTGGTGCTGTGCCTGCGGGCCGGGAAACTACGCGAATGGTCCACCGCCGCGGGTGTCGCGGTGGCGGCCTGGCTCGCGGTGAACCTGCCGATCGCGCTCACCCTGAACGCCGGCTGGCAGGAGTTCTTCCGGCTCAACGCGCAACGCGGCATGGACCCGGACTCGATCTACAACGTGATCTCCTACTTCACCGGCTGGGCCGGCTTCGACGGACCGCTCGCGCCCGGGCAGAGCCCGACCTGGCTGAACATCGTCAGCGCCGCGCTGTTCCTGGCCTGCTGCGCGGGGATCGCCTACGTCGGGCTGGCCGCGCCGGTGCGGCCCCGGCTGGCGCAGCTGTGCTTCCTGGTGGTCGCCGCGTTCCTGCTGACCAACAAGGTGTGGAGCCCCCAGTACTCGCTGTGGCTGGTGCCGCTCGCGGTGCTGGCGATCCCGCGGTGGCGGCTGCTGCTGGGCTGGATGCTGCTCGACGCGCTGGTCTGGGTGCCGCGGATGTTCTACTACCTCGGCACCGACCACAAGGGACTGCCGCCGGACTGGTTCCTCGGGTTCGTGGTGCTGCGGGACCTGGCCGTGCTCGGGCTGTGCGTCCTGGTGATCCGGGAGATCTACCGGCCGGCCGGGGACGCCGGAGACACCGTGCGTGCCGCCGGTGACGACGACCCCGCCGGCGGGGTGCTGGACCGGGCCAGGGACGTGGTCGTGCTCCGGCACCGCCGCCCGCGGCACGCGGGGTGA